GCCGGGCACGACGGGGGGCGGGTGGTTTTCGAGGGGACGCCGGAGGAGTTGGTTGCTGCGCGGTCTACTTTGACCGGGGAGCACCTGGCCACGTACGTGGGGGCGTGACGAGCGGTTCAGCACCGCGGGAGTACCGACCGTCGCCGAGTACAGGAGAACGGCAACGGCCGGGCATGCGCGACGTCCAGGTGGGACACCGCCCGGGTCAGGGCCACGTACGGCCGGTGCGCGCCCCGCTCTAGGGCGTGTCCGGGCGGGTGGGCCGGACCAGGGCGCGGGTGAGGCACGGGTCGGTCCGGTGCCGGGACGACAGGCCCAGGGAGGCGGTGGCCGACGCCAGGGTCATCGCGTACGACTCCACCGCGCGGCGCACGTTGGGGGCGTCCAGGCTCGCGCCGGTGACCAGCCGGTCCAGGTCGACGTAGGCGGAGCGGACGATCTCGATCCACCGGTACACCCGCCAGTCCTCCCGCCAGTTCTCGGTGCAGCGGGCGGGCAGCCGGCGCTCCCAGCGCCGGAACATACGGTCGCGGATCTCCGGCCGGGTCGGGGTCAGATGCATGTGCCGGACCAGCTCGTACAGCGGGTCGCCGACCACGGCCAGCTCCCAGTCGATGAGGGTCAGCGCCGGCGGGCCGTCGCGGCGCACCAGGTTCCAGGGGTTGAGGTCGCCGTGCAGCAGGGCCGCGGCCCGGTCGGTGACCTCGTGCCGGGCGAGGATCTCGCGCAGCCGGGCCGCGTCGGGCAGGCCGAGGAAGCGGGCCACCTGCTGGGACTCCTTGGGCAGTCCGGCCACCAGGGCCACCAGCTGGTCGCTCAGCCAGGCGTAGAAGCCGGGCCGGCCGCCCACCGGGTCGACCAGGGTGTAGTCGACCCCGGTCAGCGCGGCCAGCTGGTCGACCAGGCCGTCCGCCTCGTGCGGGAGCAGCCCGTGCACCGGGTGCTCGGGCCGGCGGCGGACGTCGGGCGGGCCCTCGTAGGTGTGGATGGCGAAGCGGTCCCCGGAGTAGGTCCGGATGCCGGAGAGGTCCTTCGAGTGGCTCTCGCCCAGCGCCAGCACCCGCGGCGCGGCCACCCCGGCCCCGGACCGCTCGATGGCCCGGAGTACGCCGTGCTCGCTGAGGAAGCTGCGTTCGCGCCGGGTGACGTGGGTGACCTTGCGGCGTACGACGACCGGGAACGGGGTGCCGGGGACCTGCAGTACCGAGGTGAGGTGTGCGGTGCCCTTGAACACCCGGTGGGCCGGGGCCGCGCCCTCCAGGATCAGGGCGCCGGCGACGGCTGAGTGGGGGAAGTCCGGGTGTTCCGGCACGCGCCGGTCCGGCGTCCAGTCGATGGCATGGGCGATCGGAGTCCGGCACGCCCCGCCGTGGGCCGGCGTCACGGCGCCGGTGCCGGGCCCCAGGGAGGCCCGCCAGCGGAACAGGATCCGCTCGATCTCCTCCCGCCCCGGCACCCGGCCGAGCCGCAGCGGCTCGGCCGCCGCCAGCACGGCCCGGTGCACCCGTGCCGTCGCCTCGTCCAGGCTCTTCTGGTCGAAGGACTCCTCGAGCGACTGCGCGGCCCGGATGACGTCGGGGTAGACGGACTGGGCCCGTTCGAAGGCGACGTAATGGCGCAGATCCCGGCCCACGCCGCCCACCGCGGCCGGCCGCACCGCGCCCATGGCGCGCACCCACGCCGCGACGACCTCGTCCCACTGATGGTCCGGGTAGCGCATCCGGACCAGGTGGACGGCGAGGTCGTGCAGCGGGTCGCCGTAGCCAGCCAGCTCCCAGTCCACGCAGACCGGGGGCGCGTCATCGCCGTACGGCATGATCACGTTGTCGCGGTGCAGGTCGGCGTGGAGCAGGCTGTAGGGGCGGCGGGACATGGCGGGGATACGCTCGGCCAGCCGGGCCAGGGCGTCCTCGGGGATGCCGAGAGCGGCGAACAGACCCCCGAAACGGCGCCAGTTGGGCTTGCGGATCTGCTGGTCGGCCAGGCGGGCCAGGGTCTGCAGGAAGCCCTGGCTGTCGGTGTGGTTGCGGGGCCACGGGGACGGCAGGGGCGGCAGCGCGGCGCGGCGTACCTGGGCCGTCCGGGCGAGCAGGTCGGCGAGCGCCCCGATCAGCAGGCCGTCGACCGGTTTGCCGACGGGGCAGACGCTGGAGAGCGGTACACCGTCCACATGGCTGTGGATGGCGAAGCCGGTTCCCTCGGCCAGGCACTCGGGCACGTCGGGCAGCACGCCCCTGACGGCCCGCAGGATCTCCGCCTCGCTCCGCCAGGTCCGGATCACCACCGGGAGGACATGCGCCCGCGGCAGCCGCACGGTCACGACGGTGCCGGGCTCCCGGCCGAGCAGCCGGGCCATGGGCT
The genomic region above belongs to Streptomyces sp. CG1 and contains:
- a CDS encoding phosphotransferase family protein is translated as MGASSVPRDVPGARAGRALPDAVCRAFVAQAAARGRSSGGFHHQNHVLPLTEPMARLLGREPGTVVTVRLPRAHVLPVVIRTWRSEAEILRAVRGVLPDVPECLAEGTGFAIHSHVDGVPLSSVCPVGKPVDGLLIGALADLLARTAQVRRAALPPLPSPWPRNHTDSQGFLQTLARLADQQIRKPNWRRFGGLFAALGIPEDALARLAERIPAMSRRPYSLLHADLHRDNVIMPYGDDAPPVCVDWELAGYGDPLHDLAVHLVRMRYPDHQWDEVVAAWVRAMGAVRPAAVGGVGRDLRHYVAFERAQSVYPDVIRAAQSLEESFDQKSLDEATARVHRAVLAAAEPLRLGRVPGREEIERILFRWRASLGPGTGAVTPAHGGACRTPIAHAIDWTPDRRVPEHPDFPHSAVAGALILEGAAPAHRVFKGTAHLTSVLQVPGTPFPVVVRRKVTHVTRRERSFLSEHGVLRAIERSGAGVAAPRVLALGESHSKDLSGIRTYSGDRFAIHTYEGPPDVRRRPEHPVHGLLPHEADGLVDQLAALTGVDYTLVDPVGGRPGFYAWLSDQLVALVAGLPKESQQVARFLGLPDAARLREILARHEVTDRAAALLHGDLNPWNLVRRDGPPALTLIDWELAVVGDPLYELVRHMHLTPTRPEIRDRMFRRWERRLPARCTENWREDWRVYRWIEIVRSAYVDLDRLVTGASLDAPNVRRAVESYAMTLASATASLGLSSRHRTDPCLTRALVRPTRPDTP